Proteins from a single region of Nomascus leucogenys isolate Asia chromosome 2, Asia_NLE_v1, whole genome shotgun sequence:
- the LOC105739360 gene encoding inorganic pyrophosphatase-like encodes MCELVALWQWWRLDSSTMSGFSTEERAVPFSLEYQVFLKNEKGQYISPFHDIPIYADKDVFHVVVEVPRWSNAKMEIATKDPLNPIKQDVKERKLRYVANLFPYKGYIWNYGAIPQTWEDPGHNDKHTGCCGDNDPIDVCEIGSKVCAGGEIIGVKVLGILAMVDEGETTWKVIAINVDDPDAANYNDINDVKQLKPGYLEATVDWFRRYKVPDGKPENEFAFNAEFKDKDFAIDIIKSTREHWKALVTKKTNGKGISCMNTTVSESPLKCDPDAAGAIVDALPPPCESACTVPTDMDKWFHHQKN; translated from the coding sequence ATGTGTGAGCTGGTTGCTCTGTGGCAGTGGTGGCGGCTGGACTCCAGCACCATGAGTGGCTTCAGCACCGAGGAGCGCGCCGTGCCCTTCTCCCTGGAGTACCAAGTCTTCCTCAAAAATGAGAAAGGACAATATATCTCTCCATTTCATGATATTCCAATTTATGCAGATAAGGATGTGTTCCACGTGGTAGTTGAAGTACCACGCTGGTCTAATGCAAAAATGGAGATTGCTACAAAGGACCCCTTAAACCCCATTAAACAagatgtgaaagaaagaaaacttcgcTATGTTGCAAATTTGTTCCCCTATAAAGGATATATCTGGAACTATGGTGCCATCCCTCAGACTTGGGAAGACCCAGGGCATAATGATAAACATACTGGCTGTTGTGGTGACAATGACCCAATTGATGTGTGTGAAATTGGAAGCAAGGTATGTGCAGGAGGTGAAATAATTGGTGTGAAAGTTCTAGGCATATTGGCTATGGTTGACGAAGGGGAAACCACCTGGAAAGTCATTGCCATTAATGTGGATGATCCTGATGCAGCCAATTATAATGATATCAATGATGTCAAACAGCTGAAACCTGGCTACTTAGAAGCTACTGTGGACTGGTTTAGAAGGTATAAGGTTCCTGATGGAAAACCAGAAAATGAGTTTGCTTTTAATGCAGAATTTAAAGATAAGGACTTTGCAATTGATATTATTAAAAGTACTCGTGAACATTGGAAAGCATTAGTGACTAAGAAAACGAATGGAAAAGGAATCAGTTGCATGAATACAACTGTGTCTGAGAGCCCCTTGAAGTGTGATCCTGATGCTGCCGGAGCCATTGTGGATGCTTTACCACCACCCTGTGAATCTGCCTGCACAGTACCAACAGACATGGATAAGTGGTTCCATCACCAGAAAAACTAA